CTCCTTGCCTCACTAGAGCCTGCTCTTATTTTTGTATCTTACGTTTTAGCTCCCAAGGATTATTCCACCTCAAGCTTTAAAAACAgcagtaaatattgtcctaaaTAGTAAAAGCAGGAGCAAAATGATCCTACTACCtgaggtaaaagaaaaaatgactCTTTNNNNNNNNNNNNNNNNNNNNNNNNNNNNNNNNNNNNNNNNNNNNNNNNNNNNNNNNNNNNNNNNNNNNNNNNNNNNNNNNNNNNNNNNNNNNNNNNNNNNNNNNNNNNNNNNNNNNNNNNNNNNNNNNNNNNNNNNNNNNNNNNNNNNNNNNNNNNNNNNNNNNNNNNNNNNNNNNNNNNNNNNNNNNNNNNNNNNNNNNNNNNNNNNNNNNNNNNNNNNNNNNNNNNNNNNNNNNNNNNNNNNNNNNNNNNNNNNNNNNNNNNNNNNNNNNNNNNNNNNNNNNNNNNNNNNNNNNNNNNNNNNNNNNNNNNNNNNNNNNNNNNNNNNNNNNNNNNNNNNNNNNNNNNNNNNNNNNNNNNNNNNNNNNNNNNNNNNNNNNNNNNNNNNNNNNNNNNNNNNNNNNNNNNNNNNNNNNNNNNNNNNNNNNNNNNNNNNNNNNNNNNNNNNNNNNNNNNNNNNNNNNNNNNNNNNNNNNNNNNNNNNNNNNNNNNNNNNNNNNNNNNNNNNNNNNNNNNNNNNNNNNNNNNNNNNNNNNNNNNNNNNNNNNNNNNNNNNNNNNNNNNNNNNNNNNNNNNNNNNNNNNNNNNNNNNNNNNNNNNNNNNNNNNNNNNNNNNNNNNNNNNNNNNNNNNNNNNNNNNNNNNNNNNNNNNNNNNNNNNNNNNNNNNNNNNNNNNNNNNNNNNNNNNNNNNNNNNNNNNNNNNNNNNNNNNNNNNNNNNNNNNNNNNNNNNNNNNNNNNNNNNNNNNNNNNNNNNNNNNNNNNNNNNNNNNNNNNNNNNNNNNNNNNNNNNNNNNNNNTAAAATTCTAGAGAAACCAAACCGACTCGAATTTATATCAATATTGGTCCGTTCTCAAGCAGAAAACATGCGCATGTTGATAAATATGAACTCattttatgaatgaaataaatttgtgtactatttagaaaaaaaatatataaatggtAATATCGCTAATTTTTCGACcgttattattttgtttttatattatttatatgaaccatttttcaattcaattctttttttttaatacaattattggtaaaaaaaaaaaaggaataaaaaaagcGAGAGCATATTGCACGTAAATCCACCATTGTTTCCCGACCTCCCTTTTTCCCTTCCCGCTTATTCGACCGCCGAGCCCGTCCATGGTCTGGCCCACGTCGTCATCCAAATATGGCCCACTGGGCCCATTTAGCACTTAACTTATGGGCTCTCATGAAGGATTACAAAGTAATTAGCTACTACCGCCTGCACACAATAAACTTCCTTAGTTCAGTAAGCATTGCCACTAAGCTAGTGTCATTCTCGTAATTAACAACAACTTCTCGGATTCCCATAATTTTCGAATCATGAAGCAAAGCGTTATTTCTCGTTTCGATgcgggaagagagagagagggagaggaaaaGGTGAAACTCTGTTGAAttccatttctcttcttcttcatcatcttcatcgcGTTTCTGCAAAGCCACTTTTTCTCTCGCTTTTTTCGCCAAAGCTCTCTGCTACTTTGAGTtcctcttttgatttttttttcttttggtttagTAAATTATTACGATATCTCTGACACGATGTCGGATTGGGCGCCAGTGGTGATCGGAGTTGTTCTGTTCGTGCTTCTCTCGCCAGGGCTTCTGTTCCAGTTCCCGGGGAATAATCGGCAGTTTGAGTTCGGGAGTATGAAGACTAACGGTAAAGCTGTAGTCATTCAtactctcatcttcttcatcctctacGCCGTCTTCATTCTCGCTCTTCATGTCCACATCTACTCTGGATGATCCGGTAACCTCTTCTTCTCGTCCTTCTTCCGCTTTCATTCGTGATTCTTACGAACTGAAGCTGCTGCATTTCTAGTGGTGTTTGAGCCTTGTGTGTTGTTGTATTTCTGTTTGATGCGGATCTTGTTTGATCTGTTTGTATTTGCGATTTCTGTAGTCGAAGACTCGGAAGAGATAGAAGGCATTCTGTATGTTTATTTCGTTTTACTTACGCCTTTGGTTTCCATTGCTAGTATAGATCTAATTGCATCGAACGCTGGTCTCTGTAGCTGCTCTATCTCATGGagaatcttcttttttgtctctctttgttcttcgatttaataaattcaacgCATCTCAAGTACAAGATATTCGTCCTAGTGCGGACAGTCTGGctaaaattttgttcaaatttgGTTTGTTCCATGGTAAAAGCAAGCTAGTAAAGGATATTATCGATTAGTTAGGAAATAGGGAAGAATTTTgctcaaaatattcaaggaATTACCGTGAGAGTATTTACAGAAGCTTACCTTCTTTATCAACCCcccaaaaagaattgaaattataGTTTACATTTAGCAGATTACAATATAGAAAGGTGTTGTTCAAAGGGAAAAAGAGAACAGGAAAATGGAGCAGAACAGAGAGAAATATGCTAAGTcctagagaaagagaaaacaaaaggaagcAATTCATCTGCTGAAGGTAGCCAAAGCAGATGATTGAAAGTCAGTTAACGTGTATGTGAATACCGATAGCGATGACCAATATGGTGAGTatgcagaagaaaatgatagcGTGCACCAAAATGGCAATCCCACTGGTATTCATATTCCCAAACTCCACCACCCTGATTCTCGCCGGCAACTGAAAAAGCAACCCTGGCGACAGGACAATGAACAGCGCCACCGCCACGACGACCGGTCCCCAATCTGCACTCATCTCAATCTACAAGAGGAGGAGTGTTCTGAAGTAGTGGAGttcttcttcaagttcttTAGAGAGAATTGAAGGTTAGAAGTaggtgaaaagaaaagaggggTTATAAGGGTGAACGAGCTTGTTGATTTGCTTAGCAAAGAAGGAGCTTAGGGGATGCCAAACTTggggagaaagaagagaaaatggttTATAAGCAAGGGAAAGTCATGTTGATGAGTCGAAGGCAGTGGATCTGCTTtatgaagatggaaagaaaaGGATCTGTATTGAACTGCACTTTATTTCTTGCTTTAGAGATGTGTTGAGGAAGGTGGAGGGTGTTTtgtttaaagaaaatggatgtGTGGGCGAAGTGTAAAGGCGGGTTATAATGCTTAGAGTATTGAGAATGCTTTGTTGTTTTAATTGTTTCTTTACAGCAAAGGTTTTGGAAGGATTGTCATAAAGACGATTAAAGCTTGTGGAATTCATTGTACCATGATGCAGGAATGAATATGATTTCAGCAGACAGATTGGACTTCACACACTTTGATTGGGTAAAATATAGAGAATATCTGTGCTTGCCTTTTAGATTTATTACTAACGAATTGgtctattattttcttcacCTCTACAGGCAATCATCATCACTCCTCTCTTCTAAAGAGGGGTaccaattaaataaagaaatgagcATTTGTTTTAGCCAGTTTAGAAGTGTGATTAAATCAGGTAATGACCATGTcgattttagtcattttaaaattattctcgaacacattttttctttttctttttttatgaaaataagaacTAGTCCTAAGAAAATCTCTAGCATTTTGATTGAAACCCATTGAATTAtaaacatattattaaaatttcagttGAATTGGACcacaaaattgtttttttgaaCGAACTCTTTGTTCAAacttacaaaatttattttctttccttttctgtctcttttt
This genomic window from Cucurbita pepo subsp. pepo cultivar mu-cu-16 chromosome LG01, ASM280686v2, whole genome shotgun sequence contains:
- the LOC111803819 gene encoding uncharacterized protein LOC111803819, with translation MSADWGPVVVAVALFIVLSPGLLFQLPARIRVVEFGNMNTSGIAILVHAIIFFCILTILVIAIGIHIHVN